From Streptomyces sp. NBC_00683, one genomic window encodes:
- a CDS encoding response regulator transcription factor, which yields MTSVLVCDDSPLAREALRRAVATVPGVERVTTAANGEEVLRRWGADRSDLILMDVRMPGLGGVETVRRLLSADPGARIIMLTVAEDLDGVALAVAAGARGYLHKDASRAELRATVTQALADPTWRLAPRRLRSAEMGAAPTLTAREIQVLEGMSHGRSNAEIGRELFLSEDTVKTHARRLFKKLGASDRAHAVALGFRWGLVR from the coding sequence ATGACATCCGTCCTCGTCTGCGACGACTCCCCGCTTGCCCGAGAAGCGCTCCGTCGCGCGGTTGCGACCGTGCCCGGCGTCGAGCGTGTGACGACGGCGGCCAACGGCGAGGAAGTCCTCCGCCGCTGGGGAGCCGACCGTTCGGATTTGATTCTGATGGACGTACGCATGCCCGGTCTGGGGGGTGTGGAGACGGTCCGGCGGCTGCTCTCGGCGGACCCCGGGGCCAGGATCATCATGCTGACCGTCGCCGAGGACCTGGACGGGGTGGCTCTCGCGGTCGCCGCCGGGGCCCGCGGCTATCTGCACAAGGACGCCTCGCGCGCCGAGCTGCGGGCGACCGTGACCCAGGCGCTGGCCGATCCGACGTGGCGGCTCGCCCCGCGCCGGCTGCGGTCCGCCGAGATGGGTGCGGCGCCCACGCTCACCGCGCGGGAGATCCAGGTGCTCGAAGGCATGAGCCACGGCCGCTCCAACGCGGAGATCGGCCGTGAGCTGTTCCTCTCCGAGGACACCGTGAAGACCCACGCCAGGCGGCTGTTCAAGAAGCTCGGCGCCTCGGACCGTGCCCACGCCGTGGCGCTCGGCTTCCGCTGGGGTCTGGTCCGCTGA
- the guaB gene encoding IMP dehydrogenase, producing the protein MTANVDGVPEKFATLGLTYDDVLLLPGASDMAPDQIDTSSHISKNVRVNIPLLSAAMDKVTEARMAIAMARQGGAGVLHRNLSIADQANQVDLVKRSESGMVTDPITVHPDATLREADQLCAKFRISGVPVTDASGKLLGIVTNRDMAFESDRGRQVREVMTPMPLVTGKVGISGVDAMELLRRHKIEKLPLVDDAGVLKGLITVKDFVKAEKYPNAAKDKEGRLLVGAAVGVAGDAFERAQALAEAGVDFIVVDTAHGHSRLVGDMVAKIKSNAAGVDVIGGNIATRDGAQALIDAGVDGIKVGVGPGSICTTRVVAGIGVPQVTAIYEASLAAKAAGVPVIGDGGLQYSGDIAKALVAGADTVMLGSLLAGCEESPGELMFINGKQFKSYRGMGSLAAMQTRGDQRSYSKDRYFQEGVASDEKLVPEGIEGQVPYRGPLSAVVHQLTGGLRQSMFYVGGRTVPELQANGRFVRITSAGLKESHPHDIQMTVEAPNYSRK; encoded by the coding sequence ATGACTGCAAACGTCGACGGAGTGCCCGAGAAATTCGCGACGCTCGGGCTGACATACGACGACGTGCTGCTGCTGCCCGGCGCGTCCGACATGGCGCCCGATCAGATCGATACCTCCTCGCACATCTCGAAGAACGTGCGGGTGAACATCCCGCTGCTCTCCGCCGCGATGGACAAGGTCACCGAGGCACGCATGGCGATCGCCATGGCCCGGCAGGGCGGCGCGGGTGTTCTGCACCGCAATCTCTCCATCGCCGACCAGGCCAACCAGGTCGACCTGGTGAAGCGCTCCGAGTCCGGCATGGTCACCGACCCGATCACGGTGCACCCGGACGCGACGCTGCGCGAGGCGGACCAGCTCTGCGCCAAGTTCCGCATCAGCGGTGTCCCGGTCACCGACGCGTCGGGCAAGCTGCTCGGCATCGTCACCAACCGCGACATGGCCTTCGAGTCCGACCGCGGACGCCAGGTGCGCGAGGTCATGACGCCGATGCCGCTGGTCACGGGCAAGGTGGGCATCTCCGGCGTGGACGCCATGGAGCTGCTCCGCCGCCACAAGATCGAGAAGCTTCCGCTGGTCGACGACGCCGGGGTCCTCAAGGGCCTCATCACCGTCAAGGACTTCGTCAAGGCCGAGAAGTACCCGAACGCCGCGAAGGACAAGGAGGGCCGGCTGCTCGTCGGCGCCGCCGTCGGTGTCGCGGGCGACGCCTTCGAGCGGGCGCAGGCGCTCGCCGAGGCCGGTGTCGACTTCATCGTCGTGGACACCGCGCACGGCCACTCCCGGCTCGTCGGCGACATGGTCGCCAAGATCAAGTCGAACGCGGCCGGTGTCGACGTCATCGGCGGCAACATCGCCACCCGCGACGGCGCCCAGGCGCTGATCGACGCGGGAGTCGACGGCATCAAGGTCGGCGTCGGACCCGGCTCCATCTGCACCACGCGTGTGGTCGCCGGTATCGGCGTCCCGCAGGTCACCGCGATCTACGAGGCCTCGCTCGCCGCCAAGGCGGCCGGCGTCCCGGTCATCGGCGACGGCGGCCTGCAGTACTCCGGCGACATCGCCAAGGCCCTGGTGGCCGGCGCGGACACCGTGATGCTGGGCTCGCTGCTCGCGGGCTGCGAGGAGTCCCCGGGCGAGCTGATGTTCATCAACGGCAAGCAGTTCAAGTCGTACCGCGGCATGGGTTCGCTCGCCGCGATGCAGACGCGGGGCGACCAGCGCTCGTACTCCAAGGACCGCTACTTCCAGGAGGGCGTCGCCTCCGACGAGAAGCTGGTCCCCGAGGGCATCGAGGGCCAGGTCCCGTACCGCGGCCCGCTGTCCGCGGTCGTCCACCAGCTCACCGGCGGTCTGCGCCAGTCGATGTTCTACGTCGGCGGCCGGACGGTCCCGGAGCTCCAGGCGAACGGCCGATTCGTACGGATCACCTCGGCGGGTCTCAAGGAGAGCCACCCGCACGACATCCAGATGACGGTCGAAGCGCCGAACTACAGCAGGAAGTAA
- a CDS encoding sigma-70 family RNA polymerase sigma factor translates to MRDDETTVIGALVHRAVDGDAQATHDLLAHVHPLALRYCRSRLNRLPGDARHFVEDLAQEVCVAVLMALPRYKDTGRPFEAFVFAIAGHKVADLQRAAMRHPGSTAVPSDEMPERPDDSLGPEERALLSSDAAWAKKLLANLPENQRELLVLRVAVGLTAEETGQMLGMSPGAVRVAQHRALSRLRALAGQ, encoded by the coding sequence ATGCGCGACGACGAGACGACGGTGATCGGTGCTCTGGTGCACCGTGCCGTCGACGGCGACGCACAGGCCACTCACGATCTGCTGGCCCATGTCCACCCCCTTGCCCTGCGGTACTGCAGGTCTCGGCTGAACCGGCTTCCCGGTGATGCTCGCCACTTCGTGGAGGACCTGGCGCAGGAGGTATGTGTCGCGGTGCTGATGGCGCTGCCGCGGTACAAGGACACCGGCAGACCCTTCGAAGCCTTCGTCTTCGCCATCGCGGGCCACAAGGTCGCCGACCTCCAGCGTGCCGCGATGCGGCACCCCGGATCGACGGCCGTGCCCTCCGACGAGATGCCGGAGCGGCCCGACGACTCGCTCGGCCCGGAGGAGCGTGCGCTGCTCAGCAGCGATGCCGCCTGGGCCAAGAAGCTTCTCGCCAACCTCCCGGAGAACCAGCGCGAGCTGCTGGTCCTGCGGGTCGCGGTCGGACTGACCGCGGAGGAGACCGGACAGATGCTCGGGATGTCCCCGGGTGCGGTGCGGGTCGCCCAGCACCGTGCGCTGAGCAGACTGAGGGCTCTCGCGGGGCAGTAG